In the Sedimentisphaera cyanobacteriorum genome, ATCACAGATGCTTGCAAAGAGGCAGTTGACAAGACAAAGAATGTCTTAGTAAATGTCAAGCTTTCTGCAGTTATCAAAGGCTAATACCTCTCTTCAATGGAAATATCAGAATTCCAAAAATTTATTGAAGAGAAGTATGGCGAAGTTGATCGGAAGCGCGGCACTAACGCCACCTTTCTCTGGTTTATTGAAGAGGTTGGAGAGCTTGCTACCGCGCTTTCCGGCGACGACTTTGAAAACAAGCAGGAGGAGTTCGCCGATGTGTTTGCTTGGCTTTGTACACTGGCAAACATCAACGGCGTTGACTTGGAGAGCGTTATATCTAAGTATCTGGACAACCAGGTTGAGGGATTCAAGTAGTTCAGGCATTGTCGAAGATTAATAATGGGCTTGCTCTGTCTGTACACACGTTCTTTGGAACATACGTTAAAAAAACTGCTAAACATGTGTTTAGGGTTGTTAAGTGTTTATTAACTTTATTTAAAACCGGGGGTTTACTCTATGGCAAAGAAAACTGCTAAGAAAACTGCCAAAAAGACAGCGAAGAAAACATCAACCAAGAAAAGTGCTGCAAAGAAGACGACCAAGAAGAAGACGACCAAGAAAAAACCAGCAAAGAAGTCAGCACCAAAGGAGCCGCTCATTGTAGCGAGCAAGGTTAAGGCCTACATCAAAGAGGGCGGAAAGATGACAGCATCAGAAACTCTTGATGCTATCAACGAAAAGATTTACGCTATGCTTGATGATGCTATGGGCAGAACAGATTCTAATAACAGAAGCACTGTTAAGCCTCAGGACCTATAATCAAAAGTCATAAAAGCGGGGCTTAATTTGCTCCGCTTTTTTTTTAATCCATGAAGCTCAGCACCCTGTTTATCTCCAGATTAGTATTTTCGCTTGCGGTATTGGCAACGATACTGCTAATCTATCTTACGCATGCTCCGATGGAGCAGCTCAAAGAAGATTACGGCGGATTTATCCACACATTGGGAGATAAGGCTCTTCATTTGCTAGCATACGGCGGGGTTGCATTTCTGTACTTTTTAGCAGCAAGATTTGCGGAATTTTCCCGGAAGGCACTGCACCGCCTGCTTGGAGCACTGCTTGTATTTTCGGCAGTGGATGAAGGGACGCAGGCACTTGTAGGGAGGAATGCGGACTGGCTGGATTTGCTCTTTAATCTGGCGGGGATTGTTATCGGTTTGTTCTTGAGCAAACTTTTCTATATTATTGCAAAAAAGACTGTCCGGCGTTTTTTCATGGAATAACCCCTTATAAGCACCTTTAAGAGTTTTTTCTGCTTTTCAGAAAAGTACTGATGAGAATCTGCGCAGTTAATTTTTCTCGTTGAAAAAACAAATTTCTTGAATTAATATTCAGCACCCTTAGATTATTCACATATACATTTTTTCAGGAAATATGAATATGTCTAAAACAAAAGACAGCTCTGAGGATCTTTTTGGCAATCAGCAAAGAAAAAGCACGAGTTACTATGCGGGCAGCCGGCGGGCACCTTTTGCCTGGTACGGAGGAAAATACTATTATTCGCAGTGGATAATAGAATATTTTCCCGAGCACCGCATATTTATTGAGCCTTTCGGCGGCGCAGGAAACATACTGATCAACAAAATTGAAAGCGAGGTGGAAATCTTCAATGATTTGGACAGCCGAATCTCAAATTTCTACTACGTTCTCAGGGAAAAAGAGCTTTTCGAAGAGCTTGAGCGAAGGCTCGCTCTAACCCCGTATTCAAGGGAGGTTTTTGAGAAGGTTATCGCAGAACCCGAGCCGGAAGAGCCGGTGCACAGGGCATATAACTTCTTCATCAAATGCCGCCAAAGCATGGGAGGCACAGGTATGAGCAGGCTCAGGCCTGCAAGCTGGGTGATGAGCCTGAGAGCAAGACGCAAGATGGCCGAACCTGTATCGAAATATCTGTCATCCATCGAAGGGCTTGAGCCGATTGCGGAGAGATTCAGGAGCGTGGTGATTGAAAACCTTGATGCTGTAAAGCTGATCAGCAAGTACGACCGAAAAGACAGCCTGACATACTGCGACCCGCCCTACCTGCCTGAAACCAGAAACAGCAACACAAACACCTACGGATGCGAAATGAGCGTAGAGGAGCATACAACACTGCTCGAAAAACTCAGAGAATGCAGAGGGAAAGTGATTCTCAGCGGGTACGAATCAAATCTCTACTCAGAAAAGCTCAAAGACTGGCGCAGAGAAGAGCTTGAAACGAAATCTTATATGAAAAATTCAGGGCAAACCAGAACGGAAGTGCTTTGGATGAATTTTTAATCTATGCAGGAGGCAGAAAATGAACGACAGAATAGTTTTTTCCACTGATTCAGGCAGGATGTGCCCTGAATGCGACAGGCCTTTGGATGAATGCATCTGCTCTGAGATTGAAAAGCCCCGCCCCACAGATGGAATCGTTCGCATAAAGCGGGAAACCAAAGGCCGCAAAGGCAAAGGGATGAGCGTGATTACAGGGCTCGGGCTTACTGATTCCGATCTAAAAGAGCTCACGAGCGAGC is a window encoding:
- a CDS encoding VanZ family protein; its protein translation is MKLSTLFISRLVFSLAVLATILLIYLTHAPMEQLKEDYGGFIHTLGDKALHLLAYGGVAFLYFLAARFAEFSRKALHRLLGALLVFSAVDEGTQALVGRNADWLDLLFNLAGIVIGLFLSKLFYIIAKKTVRRFFME
- a CDS encoding MazG nucleotide pyrophosphohydrolase domain-containing protein, with protein sequence MEISEFQKFIEEKYGEVDRKRGTNATFLWFIEEVGELATALSGDDFENKQEEFADVFAWLCTLANINGVDLESVISKYLDNQVEGFK
- a CDS encoding translation initiation factor Sui1 translates to MNDRIVFSTDSGRMCPECDRPLDECICSEIEKPRPTDGIVRIKRETKGRKGKGMSVITGLGLTDSDLKELTSELKKKCGCGGSMKEGRIEIQGEKRDQLEKILKDKGYKVKQAGG
- a CDS encoding DNA adenine methylase, which codes for MSKTKDSSEDLFGNQQRKSTSYYAGSRRAPFAWYGGKYYYSQWIIEYFPEHRIFIEPFGGAGNILINKIESEVEIFNDLDSRISNFYYVLREKELFEELERRLALTPYSREVFEKVIAEPEPEEPVHRAYNFFIKCRQSMGGTGMSRLRPASWVMSLRARRKMAEPVSKYLSSIEGLEPIAERFRSVVIENLDAVKLISKYDRKDSLTYCDPPYLPETRNSNTNTYGCEMSVEEHTTLLEKLRECRGKVILSGYESNLYSEKLKDWRREELETKSYMKNSGQTRTEVLWMNF